Proteins encoded within one genomic window of Acinetobacter sp. YWS30-1:
- a CDS encoding PepSY-associated TM helix domain-containing protein produces MHKSVRQSMAWLHSWLGLSFGWLLFAIFLTGAVTYYRHEITMWMQPQFVMMQVNQETALKTAYSYLQQHAPDAQNWYIGVANHDLPVNKIYWQTAEGAYQLKTLDAMTGKELTLSATQGGDFFYNFHFQLYGVPYTIGRLIVTIAAFIMLMTLISGIITHKKILTDFFTLRAFKGQRSYLDFHNVSSVIALPFFLTMTFTGLAIFFYIVLPSGMKQLYPENPFQYFGEIRTINVLAPSAVPIKTEMLPIQHFITTAQQHWGKSEFDNITVKQPNTQLAKITLTELKDHSITRNQAQLVLNATTGKLLENTRNDSAIATLNAGVYGLHMARFAEPVLRFALFFSGILGCAMIASGLLLWSLKRQMQKKSDRFHFGYYLVNRLNITMIIGLPIAMLAYLYANRLIHIPVGTTNYEIYIFFSIWLSSFILACLTPQQHLWKTQLKILICAAFMLPLIDLYYLWSQHYLDSFANYWLFLRIDLMLWILALLAYFLHQKITPIQQKAVHKIQAKLKTAQQESSS; encoded by the coding sequence ATGCATAAATCTGTCCGTCAATCTATGGCATGGCTACATTCATGGCTAGGTTTAAGTTTTGGCTGGCTCCTCTTCGCGATCTTTTTAACAGGTGCGGTTACCTATTATCGCCATGAAATTACAATGTGGATGCAGCCACAATTTGTCATGATGCAGGTGAACCAGGAAACAGCTTTAAAAACTGCTTATAGCTATTTACAGCAACATGCACCTGATGCACAGAACTGGTATATCGGGGTAGCAAATCATGATTTACCGGTTAATAAAATTTATTGGCAAACTGCAGAGGGTGCTTATCAACTTAAAACCCTGGATGCTATGACAGGTAAGGAATTAACGCTTTCGGCTACACAGGGCGGAGATTTTTTCTATAACTTTCATTTTCAGCTATATGGCGTACCTTATACCATTGGCCGTCTGATTGTCACCATTGCTGCATTCATCATGTTGATGACCCTGATTTCCGGAATCATTACTCATAAAAAAATTCTGACCGACTTCTTTACTCTGAGAGCTTTTAAAGGACAACGTTCCTATCTGGATTTTCATAATGTCAGTTCCGTCATTGCGCTACCGTTCTTTTTAACTATGACTTTTACTGGACTGGCTATTTTCTTTTATATTGTTTTGCCTTCTGGCATGAAGCAGCTATATCCAGAAAATCCATTTCAATATTTTGGAGAAATCCGAACCATAAATGTGCTTGCTCCCTCTGCTGTGCCCATTAAAACGGAGATGTTGCCGATTCAACATTTTATCACTACAGCGCAGCAGCACTGGGGAAAATCAGAATTTGACAATATTACCGTGAAGCAGCCGAATACCCAGCTGGCAAAGATTACCTTAACCGAATTGAAAGATCATTCTATTACCCGCAATCAGGCACAACTCGTATTAAATGCGACGACAGGCAAATTGCTTGAAAACACCCGTAATGACAGTGCAATTGCTACCCTGAATGCTGGAGTATATGGTTTGCATATGGCACGTTTTGCCGAACCTGTTTTACGTTTCGCCCTATTTTTCTCAGGCATATTAGGCTGTGCCATGATCGCTTCCGGATTATTGCTCTGGAGCCTGAAACGACAGATGCAGAAAAAATCGGATCGTTTTCACTTTGGATATTATCTGGTGAATCGTCTGAATATCACCATGATAATTGGTTTACCTATTGCCATGCTGGCTTATCTTTATGCAAACCGTTTGATTCACATTCCTGTGGGCACCACAAATTATGAAATCTATATCTTCTTTAGTATTTGGCTGAGTAGTTTTATCTTGGCCTGTTTAACGCCACAACAGCATTTATGGAAAACGCAGCTTAAAATTCTCATCTGTGCCGCTTTTATGCTTCCACTCATCGACCTGTATTATTTGTGGTCCCAGCATTATCTGGATTCTTTTGCGAACTATTGGCTGTTTTTGCGTATCGATCTGATGCTCTGGATCTTGGCACTTCTCGCTTACTTCCTACATCAGAAAATTACACCTATCCAGCAAAAAGCTGTTCATAAAATTCAGGCCAAGCTTAAAACTGCACAGCAGGAGTCTTCTTCATGA